Below is a window of Drosophila willistoni isolate 14030-0811.24 chromosome XR unlocalized genomic scaffold, UCI_dwil_1.1 Seg144, whole genome shotgun sequence DNA.
TCATTGTAGTCATATGACtttaccaacagcagcagcagcaccagcaacgTTAACCCAACAGCAATATCCTTTTAACAATTGGTATCCATCCCATAGCCATCAATGTCTCTACTATCATCCACCATCGACAATGAACATGACATCCGGTTGTCCTAGTCCCCATTGTGGTGCCACCTGTTGCATGCATGGACATGGTCATCATTCACATGGCCATTGTGGCAAATGTTtcaatcagcagcagcagcaacaacaacagcaacccaATTATCCTCCAACCTGTGGACGATCGAAAAGAGCCAAACACAACTCTTGTGGGGAATCAACAGAACGTAGCGAGAAGTTCAAGGAGCCACCTCAAGAAAATGTTGTTCCACTGCCAACCAGTTTCTCGGACTCCTCCACAATGAATCCCAGTGAAACATTGCAGATATCAGATACTGGCCGTTCGATTGCTGGAGCCGCTGACATTTGCTCGGGCGAAAAGTGCTCTGCTGCGACGACATCCTTGTGTATGGCTCGGTTTGGTCGCACTTGTTTGATCTTAAGACCCACCACGCCCACAGCCATACCACGCCTATTGACCAAACGCATTAGTCGCTACACTTCGATGATGGCATGGCCAAGCGGCAATAAGATGATCCACCAAAAACCAGCCAAGATAGATTCCAAAGAGGTCACACagataaattaattaatttcccCCCTCTAGACAGCAATAAAAGtttaaagtaaacaaaaagaCTATCATTTCAGCTGGGCTAATTTCGTATTACTCTTTTTCTGACTCTTCTCAAAGAACGGCAAGAGCAGCTATAATATAGTCGTCAGATCTTGATCCAAATCGGAAAAGactatattaaactaacaaacaAAGTAATCGCTTAAATTCGTATTTTTAACCAATCGTTATTTGATATAGTCGTATTGATCATCCGTCTATATCATCtgagatatacatacatagtctTCACATCAAATTGTCGAACTTTTTCTTTAACGATCTAGAAGAAGTTTTCTTCTGAATCAGACAGAATAGCAGTCATGGCTACCTGGaatcgtctcgtcatgctgatgaagaatttatatactttatatgcgTTCTATGCTTCTTAAAATGTAGACTATTATTTCCAGATTATTGGAATCATCAAATGATAATCCGTGGAAACTACATAAATGAATTACTAATTTAACTTCATTACTTTTGCATGAAGAGATAGAACAGATTAGATGGAACTTGAGGACATCAGTAAAAAGGTAACAAACTCCACTTTAGAAAAAGGTTCTTAGAAAGGCAACTTTTCCATAGCTTTGTGCCGCTAAATCAACTTCAATTTGAAAAAGTCAAAGCAATCTTAAATTCCTTTTAACTTGTTTGTCAAAATAATGACAATTTTTTGATCttaaaaatgtacaaaattacttaaatatatgaaattgcAGCTGTTCGCAAAACCAGGTCAGAACGTACAGTAAAAGCGCATTGCTGGCAAGAGAGATCCCCGAAAAGATGTTTTGCTCTGAAAGCTGTGAACATGGCCTAAATGCAACATCGACGGGCAAGTTTTTGGGCCCCATTCAGGCCAGTCAGACAGGAGCAGAACAAGCAACGCAGGCACAGACGAAGACCCAGGTCCAGGAACAGCCACAGCAGTTCCATATGTGTTGCCCTTCATTGCCAGACCGACCTGGAGCAGTCGAAATGGAACCACCACGAGTCGGCATGTGCTTTGTGACCGAAGGACCTGAGGGACTCAGGTAAATAAGTGTGTTTCTTCAATTAAGAGATACTTTAGTCTCTCTCTTCAGTATTGACTGCAATGTTCCATTGCCGAATTCTTTCAATTTGGAAGAGTTTAAGAAGCATatgagctgctgctgctgctgctgctgctgtccaCCTGTGCAGCAGGGCAATCATTACTTTGATGGTTTCTGTAATGTGCCACCTGCTCCACCGCCGTCACATCCTCTTtcgcaacaacaaacacaaccaTCACAGCCATTGCCAGGCAGTTCGAGCCAAATGCCCAGCTGTGGCTGCCAGTGTTGTCAATGTGCTTGCCCTTGTTTGCCATGTTATGAGCAGCCAATAGCATCACCTGGAGGATCACACGCGCCAAGGTCTCCGGGCAAGTCGTCTAAGCAAGAAGCACGCTGTGTGGCACAGCAGCCCCAAGTTCCGTCAATGATGCCGCCATTCTTCTGTCTGGCCACTCCAGCTAACACACAGACGCCACAAATGGAGTGCCCCTGCCTGGTGGGTCCTATGCATATGGAAAATGGAGCGACATTTCTATGTAGCATGATTCCAgcaacgcagcagcagctgcagcaacCGATGCCGCCGCCCCATTCCTGTCATTTTCCAACTATCGGTGTGATGCCATTGCAATCACCACCTCATCTACAtcttcaacaacaacaacaacaacagcagcaacaccaacaacaacaacaacaacaggaatCGCAGCAGCCTTTGTCGTCGCAGCTGCTGCGCTTTGACTTTCCCTTTCCCTGCCCACTGACTGACTTTAGACAGGACAAGGATAAGTCTTGCTGCGAGCCTATGCCTTCATCGTCATCACCTCTTGCCTTCCAAGTCTATGCACCAATGGGACCCCCTCCGACAGCTTTCACCCAAGCTTTAGCAACAGAGCAGCCTCGTCCGCCTCCATCTGATCCAGCAAATGCACCATTAGAAACGGAAGACGCGGAATCGGCATCTGGAGTTCCAGCTGCCAGCACAACCCCGCCACCCACAGCCACCATGGGCAAACGTTCTTGCCTGCGCAACAAGCCAGATCCATGGATAGCCAATGGACCGCCTCAGATTCAGAATTCATTTGCATCTCCCGGCAATAATGTGTGCATGAAGTGTGGCAACTGTTGGCATTGTCCACGCTGTTCCAATTGCCATTGGCATCCGAGTGTCGACAAGCGACGTTAGACCACAGGAAAGTTGATTTATACTTTAAAATgcgaataaataaaataatccTGCGAACAAATGAAAATCCAAGTCACGTTTTTCCTTCTGAGACGAACGAATAGGCACAAGCCAAGGATGCAGTGGCGAAATCTTGGGGGGATGTGAAATGAGGGAAATTTCACAAAGGCAGCAAATGAGTAAAGGAGACGAAAGATATATTATCGTACTTCCATAGAATCTCGTGTTTTTTTAATCCTTATCCAATTTTAAACCACATTCGAATTActttcttttagttttctacgaattatttaaaaaaaagaaattctatatgaatcttttcaaaatatttaacaagGACCATCCTTATTTTCGCGAAGTTCCATGATCTGGTTTATATCCTTAAATCGTTTTAAGCAAGTCGCTAGCCATAGTAGAAATATGATCGAAACGCGGCCACAACTTTATAGGCCATAACAAtgtttcaacttgcctaaccAGCAGCCCCTCACAGTTAAtggtttttcaattaattaaaaacgtTTGCCAAATCTGTTCGATTGcttttatttagtttaaagCAATAAAATCCTTGGCACTATGTCTCTAAAGAAGAAAAAGCCGATATGTAGTAAATCCATCGTCTCCTGAACGAAAAGGAGAACTATGCAGACTATTATAAGTATGCCAAAAAGATGAATCATCATGTCCCTGTAAAAGTCACCGCAAGGAGTATCACTCTTGCCGGGGAAGTTGTCGCTTGTAGTTTCGCTGATTCTAAaacctaaaaacaaaaaaaaaacacaattttaaAAGCAACATCACTAAATGACTTACATAACTTACTcataatttcaaaaattttccTCAAGCATTGAATGCCCACGCTGATTTGGGTGTTATTCTTAAAATCCACATCTACGTACTCAAGGTCTTCTACTGCATTCGGCCCATTGTGATCCAAATTGCCCGATGAGCCATTAACTAGCATCATCAGGACAATCGGGCAAtagaaaattagaaattttgttAACTTCATTATTCCAGAGCAGTTGTCGGTCTCTATTGAATAAACTAACTGCTGGCTTCTGAATTCAGACACCAAGTGAACTTTGTTTGAACAAATACAAACCAAGAAAGGGAAACACAGCCTACTTTGAtcagaaaacaaaatgattagcaaaataaatatttttgtttttcgatgATCAAAAATACATGTTTgattattaaaacaaattaaaatgtttgttgaTTTTAGCTACCTTTAAATTGCTCATGTTATAACATTATAGAAACAAAccgtttttatatttattctcTAAAGAATTAACCTCGAGCCGGCAAAGGATGTTTTCTAACATTgagaatatattttataaataaaaaccagagagAAATTTGTATTCCCTTGTAAATTGTTTCCTTACCTATTGCCGTCAAATGGAAGTGGacttttatctaaaaagtcgAATGTTTGCGAAATTACAGTTATATAACGTAGTCACTGTTTACCatttatgatatagtcgcccaattttaataaaaatttggcgcagtcattaacagatatataaaactgacaaatgttcaatttgaaagcaatcgcatcaatagtaacgaagttattgaaaaaatcactgttttcgagggatcattcctatgggagctatatgatatagtcacccgatcttgatcaaatttggcaccgtcatttatacataatattaaatttcacaatagctcagaaaataaccaagttattgagaaaagtcactgttcgtgactttgtggtttgtatgggagctatatgatatagtggtccgatcagtctgaatccgagatatggaaactgtgcagtatatataAGCCTATATGCAATATCAACTCTATAGCTCATACGGTCTtggaggagtttgcgctgatccagacggacggtcATGGCGTTTTGagctcgtctcgtcgtgctgatcaggaatatatgtatatagtttacATGGTGGGAGATGCTTGATTCTATGCGTTggacacttctgaccaaactTAATACACCCTCTtttcaagggtataaaaactatacttgttttaattaaacatatatttgtttctttataaaacacttaagaaacaaaaaaaaaagacaaaatatttcaaaatttgttaaaaattaacaataattgGATTTAATTATTGATTTAAGGTATTTGAAAGGTAATAAAATCTTCTTATATAATATCGGATTTTTAGTTGAGAAATTCCAAACCAAGTTTACTGGactttacactcaattttagGAAATTTTCTCAGTGTTGTTTCGAGATATATTCTTATTTTCGTTTTATAATCGATGACAATTTATGATGGTAGCCATGAGCTAAAAGGATTAGGAACAAAGTTCATGTAGTTAATGGCCACAAAATGTGTGATTGCATTCAACTCGGGGATTATGTCTGCTGTCCAAGAGGAGAGTGAGTATCTAGTTGTAAAGAGATTCTGTTCGTGTCCCATTCTAAGTTGACTTCCTTCACGCTGTAGTAGACCGCAGGATAAATGTATTGAAATTGGCAACTATATTTGCTGTCCACGGGAGTAAGAACATTATTACCAAACTCATCTTTCTCAAATAAAGTGAATCCTTTTTTTTAGAAACCCAACATGTAAACCATGTTCAAACCACAACTCTTTCTGCTATGGAAGGTAAGTGGGTGAAGAGTTTTCCTTAGTTGCCTGACCCGagattttttccttttctctgTGCCTAGTGCCCGGGCCAAGTCATGTCATTGCACTCGATCACGATCAGAGGaaccgcaacaacaacagcgttATGTAGAAgagaaattttcaaatatgaTTCCACCAagttttctatgtaaaaataCAGATCCGCCGAAACCTAAAAAGGTGCGTAAGCCAAAAGTTTCcaagaaggagaaggagaaggtAGATGAGGAGGCGGCACGTGATGAATCAAATAATGTGCCTTCAGCGCCTATGAGGCCAGGAATTTATATGCCCGAAGGGATGACTCTGGCACCAGAGATTCCACAAGTGAATGCTGATGGAGGCGATGTAGGAGCTGAAGCAGGAGCAAGAGAACAGCCACAGGGAACAATCCCGAATCCGAATGGTCTGGGTTATACGCCGGGCTATCTACCAGGACAGGCGGGCAATCCACCAGGACAGGCGAGCTATCCACCAGGACAGGCGAGCTATCCACCAGGACAGGCAATTCCGGGATATGGAGCAAATGTGCCGACGGGTTATATGCCGCCAGGTTCGTCTACAATTCCGGGTACTACAACTGCTCCAGGACAAGCCTATCCAGGATATGTACCAAATGTGCCGCAGGGATACATGCAGCCAGGATCCTCTACACTTCCAGGAGTGGCTGCGTCCACATTCCCTGGCTATGCACCTGGATCAGAGGGTTTGCCCATTTATCAACCAGGAACCATTCCTTTACCGGGTCAAACAACAGTAAATCCAAACTTAGGATATCCGGGCTACCCACCAGCACCTTACGCTCCTTATGGCTCCCCATTTGGTTATACTCCACAAATGCCAGCGGGAGATCCCAACAGTTTGGGATCCGTCGAAGAGGGATCGACATCCAGACAAAAGCATCAAGCTGCAGGCCTGCCCAGTCACCGTCAAACACCGTTCAATCCGTGCACCGGAGAGGAATGCAATCGTGATGGATATTCGATGCGCCGCAGTAAGTCAAGTGCCCCAACTCCACGTGCTCGCAATGGTCTGGGGGTAGGGTTTGCACCGGAGCGGGAATATCAAC
It encodes the following:
- the LOC111519762 gene encoding uncharacterized protein LOC111519762, whose translation is MKLTKFLIFYCPIVLMMLVNGSSGNLDHNGPNAVEDLEYVDVDFKNNTQISVGIQCLRKIFEIMSFRISETTSDNFPGKSDTPCGDFYRDMMIHLFGILIIVCIVLLFVQETMDLLHIGFFFFRDIVPRILLL
- the LOC6638885 gene encoding mastermind-like domain-containing protein 1, translated to MFCSESCEHGLNATSTGKFLGPIQASQTGAEQATQAQTKTQVQEQPQQFHMCCPSLPDRPGAVEMEPPRVGMCFVTEGPEGLSIDCNVPLPNSFNLEEFKKHMSCCCCCCCCPPVQQGNHYFDGFCNVPPAPPPSHPLSQQQTQPSQPLPGSSSQMPSCGCQCCQCACPCLPCYEQPIASPGGSHAPRSPGKSSKQEARCVAQQPQVPSMMPPFFCLATPANTQTPQMECPCLVGPMHMENGATFLCSMIPATQQQLQQPMPPPHSCHFPTIGVMPLQSPPHLHLQQQQQQQQQHQQQQQQQESQQPLSSQLLRFDFPFPCPLTDFRQDKDKSCCEPMPSSSSPLAFQVYAPMGPPPTAFTQALATEQPRPPPSDPANAPLETEDAESASGVPAASTTPPPTATMGKRSCLRNKPDPWIANGPPQIQNSFASPGNNVCMKCGNCWHCPRCSNCHWHPSVDKRR